One window of the Salvelinus fontinalis isolate EN_2023a chromosome 2, ASM2944872v1, whole genome shotgun sequence genome contains the following:
- the LOC129824741 gene encoding small integral membrane protein 10-like protein 2A, translating into MAGLSYLVFRFSGSAGRTYGVFSKGLTRTLLIFFDLAWRLRIRFPYLYLIASMMFNVRLQVHIEIH; encoded by the exons ATGGCGGGTCTGTCTTATTTAGTGTTCCGTTTTTCGGGGTCCGCTGGTCGGACTTATGGGGTGTTTTCTAAAGGATTGACGAGGACTTTGTTGATATTTTTTGATCTCGCTTGGCGACTGCGAATCAGATTCCCATACCTCTATCTCATCGCTTCGATGATGTTCAATGTGCGATTACAG GTCCATATTGAGATTCACTGA